A genomic window from bacterium includes:
- a CDS encoding 2-oxoacid:acceptor oxidoreductase family protein: protein MSDIFEVRWHGRGGQGAKTAALLFGDAIMSTGKYFQAFPEYGPERMGAPVQAFNRSSAEPITMHCGIKEPRVVVILDPTLMETQPVTEGLKADGIILVNTNASADSLRQKLKLTNQKICTVDASGISRELLGKELPNTPMLGALVRVTDVIGIDDLIKFVEKTLGKKFRGKPEVIKGNIDSIRRAYDEVKVTDGGGK from the coding sequence ATGAGCGATATCTTTGAAGTAAGATGGCATGGCCGCGGAGGACAGGGTGCAAAAACAGCGGCTCTGTTATTTGGAGATGCAATTATGTCGACAGGAAAATATTTCCAGGCTTTCCCGGAATATGGTCCTGAAAGAATGGGTGCTCCGGTTCAGGCATTTAACAGGTCTTCTGCCGAGCCGATTACAATGCATTGTGGGATCAAAGAACCCAGAGTAGTCGTAATATTAGACCCAACTCTAATGGAAACGCAGCCTGTAACCGAGGGACTTAAAGCCGACGGAATTATACTTGTAAACACTAATGCTTCCGCAGACAGTCTTCGCCAGAAACTAAAACTGACAAATCAAAAAATATGCACGGTAGATGCATCCGGGATTTCACGTGAATTGCTGGGCAAAGAACTTCCCAACACTCCTATGCTTGGAGCCCTTGTCCGTGTTACAGATGTTATAGGAATTGACGACTTAATAAAATTCGTAGAAAAAACGCTGGGAAAGAAATTCAGAGGAAAGCCCGAAGTCATTAAAGGAAATATAGATTCAATTAGAAGGGCTTACGATGAAGTAAAAGTAACCGATGGAGGTGGAAAATGA
- a CDS encoding 4Fe-4S binding protein, protein MTKKGWKDLPTGGIITKAGSALDFKTGDWRSEKPIWDKEKCTSCLMCFIYCPDSSIQVKDGKMTGIDYDHCKGCGICAKECPVKVIKMEMERR, encoded by the coding sequence ATGACAAAGAAAGGCTGGAAAGACCTTCCAACCGGAGGTATAATAACAAAAGCCGGAAGTGCTCTTGATTTTAAAACCGGAGATTGGCGTTCAGAAAAACCAATTTGGGATAAAGAAAAATGCACCTCTTGTCTTATGTGTTTTATATATTGTCCGGATTCTTCTATTCAGGTTAAAGACGGAAAAATGACCGGAATAGACTATGACCATTGTAAAGGTTGTGGAATATGTGCAAAAGAATGCCCCGTAAAAGTTATAAAAATGGAAATGGAGAGGAGGTAA
- the porA gene encoding pyruvate ferredoxin oxidoreductase: MPRRALTGNEAMAEAMRQINPDVVAAYPITPATEIVQIFASFVSDGLVTTQFIPTESEHSAISACVGASAAGARVMTGTSSQGLALMHEVLYQAAGLRAPIVICEVNRSLSAPINIHCDHSDTMGSKEAGWIQIYAEDSQDAYDSVIQAIRIAETVFLPTMVSTDGFIISHCMQGVEILEDKQVQDFIGPHRSAYSLFGGAPITVGPLDLQDYYFEHRRQLMEAMNTSLTTLDAVNKEFKQKFGRGYDIIEEYKTEDADHIVMAMGSTCGTAKVAIDKMRAKGVKVGLIKIHVFRPFPHEQLKKALSKAKFVTVLDRSDTASSMGGPIFVETRAALYDQMPKILFADYIYGLGGRDIDIEEIATVIEKGEKMKLQGKVEKPLDYIGLRE, from the coding sequence ATGCCAAGGCGTGCTTTAACAGGAAACGAAGCTATGGCAGAGGCTATGAGACAGATAAATCCTGATGTCGTCGCTGCTTACCCAATAACCCCTGCAACTGAAATAGTTCAAATATTTGCTAGCTTTGTATCGGATGGTTTAGTAACTACTCAATTTATACCTACGGAATCGGAACATTCCGCAATTTCCGCATGTGTAGGCGCATCTGCTGCAGGCGCTAGAGTTATGACAGGAACATCATCTCAAGGATTAGCTTTAATGCATGAAGTATTATATCAGGCTGCAGGCTTAAGAGCGCCAATCGTTATATGCGAAGTGAACCGCTCTTTGTCCGCACCAATAAATATTCATTGCGACCACTCGGATACTATGGGCTCAAAAGAAGCAGGATGGATACAAATATATGCAGAAGATTCTCAGGATGCTTATGATTCAGTGATTCAGGCTATTAGAATTGCAGAAACGGTATTTTTACCCACTATGGTTTCAACAGACGGATTCATAATTTCCCATTGTATGCAGGGCGTAGAAATCCTTGAAGATAAACAAGTCCAGGATTTTATAGGACCCCATCGTTCGGCTTATTCTCTTTTCGGTGGAGCTCCTATAACCGTTGGTCCGTTAGATTTACAGGATTATTATTTTGAACACAGAAGACAACTAATGGAAGCAATGAATACTTCGTTGACTACACTTGACGCAGTAAATAAGGAATTCAAGCAGAAATTCGGAAGAGGTTATGACATAATCGAAGAATACAAAACCGAAGATGCCGACCATATAGTAATGGCTATGGGCTCTACTTGCGGAACTGCAAAAGTTGCAATCGATAAAATGAGAGCAAAAGGTGTCAAAGTTGGACTTATAAAAATTCACGTTTTCAGACCGTTTCCACACGAACAACTTAAAAAAGCTCTCTCAAAAGCCAAATTCGTTACGGTTCTTGACCGTTCCGATACGGCAAGCAGTATGGGTGGACCGATTTTCGTCGAAACCAGAGCCGCTCTTTACGACCAGATGCCAAAAATACTTTTTGCCGATTATATATACGGCTTGGGTGGCAGGGATATTGATATTGAAGAAATAGCAACCGTAATAGAAAAAGGTGAAAAGATGAAACTCCAGGGTAAAGTCGAAAAACCTTTGGATTATATAGGATTAAGAGAATAA
- a CDS encoding thiamine pyrophosphate-dependent enzyme yields MPNLKELSKNAGLFTGGHRACAGCGGTVVINQALCTAGKNTVVCFATGCMEVVSTIYPYTAWGVPYAHLGFENSAAIVSGVEATYKALKQKGQVKEDWNFIAFGGDGGTYDIGLQALSGAIERGHKFLYICYDNQAYMNTGIQRSSATPTGANTTTSPAGTKIQGKVQRRKNLTEIIAAHDTPYVAQANPAYWMDFTKKVEKALKTDGPSFINVLAPCPLGWGFAPNKTIEIGKLAAECKFWPMYEVENGKYTLTYKPKKEMKVEEWMKLQKRFSHLFKEGNKELLTNIQKDVDTKWETLLKKCE; encoded by the coding sequence ATGCCAAACTTAAAGGAACTCTCCAAAAATGCAGGATTGTTCACGGGAGGGCACAGAGCTTGCGCTGGATGCGGAGGAACTGTCGTAATAAATCAAGCGTTATGCACCGCAGGTAAAAATACCGTAGTCTGTTTCGCAACCGGATGTATGGAAGTTGTAAGCACTATATATCCTTATACGGCTTGGGGTGTGCCTTATGCACACTTAGGATTTGAAAATTCGGCAGCCATCGTATCAGGCGTTGAAGCCACATACAAAGCCCTTAAACAAAAAGGACAGGTAAAAGAAGACTGGAATTTTATCGCTTTCGGCGGAGACGGCGGCACCTATGATATAGGTTTACAAGCCTTATCCGGAGCAATTGAAAGAGGTCATAAATTCCTTTATATATGCTATGATAACCAGGCTTATATGAATACCGGTATCCAGAGAAGCTCTGCAACACCCACAGGCGCAAACACCACAACATCTCCTGCAGGGACTAAAATACAGGGAAAAGTTCAGAGACGAAAAAATCTGACGGAAATCATTGCCGCTCATGATACGCCTTATGTAGCACAAGCAAACCCGGCTTACTGGATGGACTTTACAAAAAAAGTTGAAAAAGCTTTGAAAACAGACGGACCATCTTTTATAAACGTTTTAGCGCCTTGCCCCTTAGGTTGGGGATTCGCACCAAACAAGACGATTGAAATAGGGAAACTGGCAGCGGAATGTAAATTCTGGCCAATGTATGAAGTGGAAAACGGAAAATATACGCTTACATACAAACCCAAAAAAGAAATGAAAGTCGAAGAATGGATGAAACTGCAGAAAAGATTTTCCCACCTGTTCAAAGAAGGCAATAAAGAATTACTTACCAATATTCAAAAGGATGTAGATACAAAATGGGAGACATTGTTAAAAAAATGTGAATGA
- the rho gene encoding transcription termination factor Rho — translation MEITELLTKEEPLLKKMAQKLGMENPEGNKEQLTYKILEAQAKEEGSMFGQGLLEILSEHGFLRSSRNSYLPSPEDIYVSHTQIKRFDLRTGDMVIGRVRPPKDSERYPALLKIEAVNMESPEGCKQRVPFDALTPYHPTERLKLERADGDLSMRILDLVCPIGKGQRGLIVSPPRAGKTILLQKIANSITENHPEVVQLILLIDERPEEVTDTRRHVKAEVLSSTFDEPSDRHVQVAKMVMEKAKRLVENKRDVVILLDSITRLARAHNTIIPHSGRTLSGGVDAEALREPKKFFGAARNVEEGGSLTIVATALVETGSRMDEVIFEEFKGTGNMELVLDRELSNRGIYPAINLNKSGTRKIELLLPEKDLHRIHILKRVLLEMNQIEAMELMRDRMSRTKTNQDFLESMNSNG, via the coding sequence ATGGAAATAACAGAATTACTTACAAAAGAAGAGCCGCTATTGAAAAAAATGGCGCAAAAATTAGGAATGGAAAATCCTGAAGGCAATAAAGAGCAATTGACGTATAAAATTCTTGAAGCTCAGGCAAAAGAAGAAGGAAGCATGTTCGGACAGGGGTTACTTGAAATCCTGTCCGAACATGGGTTTTTACGTTCTTCTCGTAACTCTTACCTCCCTTCCCCGGAAGACATTTACGTTTCTCATACTCAAATAAAAAGATTTGACCTGAGAACGGGAGATATGGTTATAGGAAGAGTCAGACCACCAAAAGATTCCGAAAGATATCCTGCGCTTCTAAAAATAGAAGCCGTTAATATGGAATCCCCGGAAGGCTGTAAACAAAGAGTTCCTTTTGATGCTCTTACGCCTTATCATCCGACTGAACGATTAAAACTCGAAAGAGCTGATGGAGATCTGTCAATGCGAATCCTGGACCTTGTCTGCCCTATAGGAAAAGGACAGAGAGGACTAATCGTATCGCCTCCGAGAGCAGGAAAAACTATATTGCTTCAGAAAATAGCGAATTCGATTACGGAAAATCATCCTGAAGTCGTACAACTTATACTGCTTATAGACGAAAGGCCGGAAGAAGTCACCGATACAAGAAGACACGTAAAAGCAGAAGTTCTTTCTTCTACTTTTGATGAACCATCCGACAGGCACGTGCAAGTTGCTAAAATGGTTATGGAAAAGGCAAAACGGCTCGTAGAAAACAAAAGGGACGTAGTTATATTGCTGGACTCCATAACAAGATTAGCGCGAGCGCATAATACAATCATACCTCATTCCGGGCGAACATTGTCAGGAGGAGTAGATGCCGAAGCTTTACGTGAACCCAAAAAATTCTTCGGAGCCGCAAGAAACGTTGAAGAAGGTGGCTCATTAACAATCGTCGCCACTGCCCTTGTTGAAACCGGTTCAAGAATGGATGAAGTAATATTTGAAGAATTCAAAGGCACAGGAAATATGGAACTCGTTCTGGATAGGGAACTCTCAAATAGAGGAATATACCCGGCTATTAATCTTAATAAATCGGGAACAAGAAAGATTGAACTTCTACTCCCGGAAAAAGATTTACATAGAATTCATATATTGAAAAGGGTACTGTTGGAAATGAACCAGATAGAAGCAATGGAGCTAATGCGGGATAGGATGAGCAGGACTAAGACAAACCAGGATTTTCTCGAATCAATGAACAGCAACGGGTAG
- a CDS encoding cyclic nucleotide-binding domain-containing protein, with protein MSELNEKEMLGVIEKIRKSVEFFSNFEPYELVDMLKVSTTKKIKPGEVIFREGEQGQEMYIIVYGSVSIYKGERELAELGTNNYFGEMGIIQHDAPRTASAKALTDTLLMIVNENILSSTNITLKLKLYKNFCQMLAQRLRVTNEELT; from the coding sequence ATGAGTGAACTGAACGAAAAAGAAATGTTGGGAGTAATTGAAAAAATACGCAAGAGTGTGGAATTCTTTTCCAACTTTGAACCGTATGAGCTTGTGGATATGCTAAAGGTCAGCACTACAAAGAAAATAAAACCGGGCGAGGTTATCTTCAGGGAAGGAGAACAAGGACAGGAAATGTATATCATTGTTTATGGTTCCGTCAGTATATACAAAGGAGAAAGAGAACTTGCCGAATTAGGAACCAATAACTATTTTGGTGAGATGGGTATTATCCAGCACGATGCGCCCCGCACAGCAAGCGCAAAGGCACTCACAGATACTTTACTTATGATAGTAAATGAAAATATTCTTTCCTCAACGAACATAACTCTAAAGTTGAAACTCTATAAAAACTTCTGCCAGATGTTAGCCCAAAGGCTAAGAGTCACAAACGAAGAATTAACATAA
- a CDS encoding DNA translocase FtsK 4TM domain-containing protein, giving the protein METVLKTTLYIIMGALSLFAISVIIIALIKSFLKLSTVRQIQTIRIFFLTSAALIITSILTFNSYDYSQLNPFYFHIQPIVLNKCGIVGAITSLWFKSIFGICAWLIPFLLLLWGLMPYRYWAILPLKTLFIIGVTLLLCLSFSSFPQLNTDGGLLGNNLKIFLDKYFGVGKWFVIFAILFGMALTFDVFRNAVFSFFANLFNRIFRRHKTLLESEAEYSATLPDTAPESVPVETKENIEIPVTDESKSLIQGETAPVETPEQTETIPACLPDRQEELKTDTQTDMPVQEVDTQSLPANVPSRPENPLDAALKDTKKFKEMYLEKLKLPDNNATPVEDEQVLKNNANLLESKFAEFGVKGRITNAAPGPVITRYELELDPGIKVSQVASLADDIALSMKSARIRIEAPIPGKAAIGIEVPNQHRQSVYIRELLSSKEFDSDPATLCTALGKDIAGEPVYADAAEFPHLLVAGTTGSGKSVFINTIIASILYRASPADVRFLMIDPKRLELRLYNGIPHLVRPVISDAKESLGALKEALSWMEIRYKEFAIAGVRDIAGYNQKAAVPKPYIVILIDELADLMLTAPRDIEIILTRLAQMSRAVGIHLVIATQRPSVDIITGLIKANFPARIAFQVASKTDSRTILDMNGAEKLLGKGDMLFLPPGEGVTKRVHSAYISTQESKHITDLWSLKWLKELLKDNIDNSSQIADDIVRQDLVESLVSIDTLPGSAERIEMFAKATESKYGLSGVSDLLLSLDYYPELPERNHILDTRPLDTRQGEYESTSSPKSEESMVQGGKANNNETDELFNEAKELVIRHRVASVSLLQRQFKIGYARAGRLIDELEKAGVVGPYVGSKSREVIL; this is encoded by the coding sequence ATGGAAACTGTTTTAAAAACTACCCTCTATATAATTATGGGAGCGTTATCCCTATTTGCGATTTCCGTTATAATTATTGCTTTAATCAAATCCTTTCTCAAATTATCTACCGTTCGCCAGATACAAACAATCCGTATATTCTTCTTAACCTCTGCCGCTCTTATAATTACCAGCATCCTCACTTTTAACTCTTATGATTACTCCCAATTAAATCCTTTTTATTTCCACATTCAGCCAATCGTTTTGAATAAATGCGGCATTGTAGGCGCAATAACAAGCTTATGGTTCAAATCAATTTTTGGAATCTGCGCATGGTTGATTCCGTTTTTACTACTATTATGGGGATTAATGCCTTATAGATACTGGGCAATTCTACCGTTAAAAACTCTTTTTATCATCGGTGTAACTTTATTATTATGTTTATCTTTTTCCAGCTTTCCCCAGCTTAATACAGACGGTGGTCTTTTAGGCAATAATCTTAAAATATTCCTGGATAAATATTTTGGAGTCGGCAAATGGTTTGTTATATTTGCCATCTTGTTCGGAATGGCTTTAACGTTTGATGTTTTCCGCAATGCTGTTTTTAGTTTCTTCGCCAACCTTTTCAATCGCATTTTCAGACGCCATAAAACTCTACTAGAATCGGAAGCAGAATATTCGGCAACGTTGCCTGATACAGCGCCGGAAAGCGTTCCGGTCGAAACAAAAGAGAATATAGAAATTCCCGTAACGGACGAATCCAAATCTTTAATTCAAGGTGAAACAGCTCCTGTGGAAACTCCCGAACAAACGGAAACAATTCCGGCCTGCCTGCCCGATAGGCAGGAAGAATTAAAAACTGACACTCAAACGGATATGCCTGTCCAGGAAGTCGACACACAGTCTTTGCCTGCAAACGTTCCATCTCGTCCTGAAAATCCTTTAGATGCAGCACTCAAAGACACCAAAAAATTCAAAGAGATGTATCTTGAAAAATTAAAACTACCTGATAATAACGCTACTCCCGTTGAGGATGAACAGGTATTAAAGAACAATGCAAATCTTCTGGAATCTAAGTTTGCAGAGTTTGGCGTTAAAGGAAGAATAACTAATGCCGCTCCGGGTCCTGTAATTACTCGTTATGAACTTGAACTTGACCCCGGTATAAAAGTTTCCCAGGTTGCCTCTTTAGCCGATGATATCGCGCTGTCAATGAAATCCGCAAGAATAAGAATAGAAGCTCCTATTCCCGGAAAAGCCGCAATCGGAATAGAAGTCCCAAACCAGCACAGGCAAAGTGTTTACATACGAGAACTTTTAAGCTCAAAGGAGTTTGATTCCGACCCTGCAACATTATGCACGGCTCTTGGTAAAGACATTGCAGGCGAACCCGTTTATGCGGATGCCGCAGAATTTCCACACTTGTTAGTTGCGGGAACTACGGGTTCAGGAAAAAGCGTATTCATAAACACAATCATCGCAAGCATATTATATCGCGCATCCCCTGCAGATGTTCGTTTTCTGATGATAGACCCAAAACGGCTTGAATTGCGCCTTTATAACGGAATACCCCATCTCGTCAGACCCGTAATTTCGGATGCGAAAGAATCTCTCGGAGCATTAAAGGAAGCTCTTAGCTGGATGGAAATCCGTTATAAAGAATTCGCCATTGCCGGAGTCAGGGATATTGCCGGTTATAATCAAAAAGCTGCCGTTCCGAAACCTTATATTGTTATATTGATAGATGAACTTGCCGATTTGATGCTTACCGCGCCGCGAGACATAGAAATAATTTTAACCCGTCTTGCGCAAATGTCGCGCGCAGTCGGAATTCATCTTGTTATTGCCACACAACGCCCGAGCGTAGACATAATCACGGGTTTAATAAAAGCAAATTTCCCTGCGAGAATAGCATTCCAGGTAGCATCGAAAACCGACTCGAGAACGATTCTTGATATGAACGGCGCAGAAAAATTATTAGGCAAAGGAGATATGTTATTTTTGCCGCCCGGCGAAGGAGTAACCAAAAGAGTACACAGTGCATACATTTCAACACAAGAATCCAAACACATAACGGATTTATGGTCATTAAAATGGCTTAAAGAATTATTAAAAGATAACATAGATAACTCCTCGCAAATCGCAGATGACATAGTTCGGCAGGATTTGGTAGAATCACTGGTCAGTATAGATACGCTCCCCGGTTCCGCCGAACGTATAGAAATGTTCGCGAAAGCTACGGAATCGAAATATGGTTTAAGCGGAGTATCCGATTTGTTATTGTCTCTTGATTACTATCCCGAACTTCCCGAAAGAAACCACATATTAGACACAAGACCTTTAGATACCCGCCAGGGAGAATATGAATCCACGTCTTCACCAAAGTCGGAAGAGTCTATGGTTCAAGGCGGGAAAGCAAATAATAACGAAACAGACGAACTATTTAATGAAGCGAAAGAACTTGTAATCCGTCATAGAGTTGCTTCAGTATCGCTATTACAAAGGCAATTCAAAATAGGCTATGCGCGGGCAGGAAGATTAATAGATGAATTAGAAAAAGCAGGAGTTGTCGGACCTTATGTTGGAAGTAAATCCAGAGAAGTAATACTTTAG
- the mrdA gene encoding penicillin-binding protein 2 — protein sequence MQEDRTKIVVFVVTIAFLLILLRLAFLQLWSGKEYKRQASNNCLKEDIISAPRGVIYTKDGKIIADNIATYTIIIDSLSKLSASTRTYLTDIISPLYSKGYVPSSKKDTIKNAPLNIICKLEEQREQFPNLKVKAQPSRRYLYSKTFAHLIGYTGELSKKELKNIKDKSSDKTYRLGGNIGKSGLEKQYEEFLKGKNGARYIEVDARGRELGLLSYDPPEPGYDTWLNIDFDLQILADSIFTASNFSGCCVAMNPYTGEILVWVSRPAFDPNLFSTSLTYNVWRQCIEDPSAPLYDRVLGTNPPGSVFKMVTAAAAIDLGKLHADTYQFVSCNGSMLIGNRTFNCWDVHGSTNTVEAITVSCDVFFYQVGMNLGIEPLCSKARDVGFGKVTGVDIPRESKGFVPSEQWYKKKYGGIWGKGLVANLSIGQGEILVTPIQILSVISGIATKGLIYTPRIVSKIVNSSGELIYSTPAHYRALPFSQEAINVAREGMLGAVNAPNGTARAAIIPEIQVAGKTGTAQNPHGTPHAWFTAFAPYENPEICVVVLIENGGHGGSIAAPIAKRIIQKYLSKQHPQTQPAPPPEYN from the coding sequence ATGCAGGAAGACAGAACGAAGATAGTAGTTTTTGTGGTAACAATTGCTTTTTTATTGATCCTCTTAAGATTAGCATTCTTACAACTATGGAGCGGCAAAGAATATAAAAGGCAGGCGTCCAATAACTGCCTTAAGGAAGACATTATATCCGCTCCAAGAGGAGTTATTTATACTAAAGACGGAAAAATAATTGCTGACAATATAGCCACTTATACAATAATTATTGATTCCCTTTCAAAGTTATCTGCTTCTACACGAACTTATCTTACTGATATAATATCTCCCCTTTACTCCAAAGGATACGTTCCTTCTTCAAAAAAAGATACCATTAAAAATGCTCCTCTTAATATTATATGTAAATTAGAAGAACAAAGAGAACAATTCCCTAACCTCAAGGTAAAAGCTCAACCCTCCCGCAGATATTTATACAGCAAAACTTTCGCTCATTTAATTGGGTACACAGGAGAACTTTCTAAAAAAGAACTTAAAAACATCAAAGATAAAAGTAGTGATAAGACTTACAGATTAGGCGGGAACATCGGAAAATCCGGACTCGAAAAACAATACGAAGAATTCTTAAAAGGCAAAAATGGAGCTCGTTACATAGAAGTAGATGCGCGCGGACGTGAACTCGGACTCCTTTCTTATGACCCTCCCGAACCTGGTTATGACACATGGCTCAATATTGATTTTGATTTGCAAATCCTGGCTGATTCCATATTTACCGCTTCAAACTTTTCCGGTTGTTGCGTCGCTATGAATCCTTATACGGGAGAAATCCTTGTCTGGGTATCCAGACCGGCATTTGACCCTAATTTATTCTCTACAAGTCTAACTTACAACGTATGGCGACAATGCATAGAAGACCCGTCCGCTCCTCTATACGATAGAGTTCTCGGAACTAATCCTCCCGGTTCTGTTTTTAAAATGGTCACCGCCGCCGCTGCCATCGATTTAGGAAAATTACACGCAGATACATATCAATTTGTATCCTGTAACGGTTCTATGTTAATAGGTAATAGAACTTTTAATTGTTGGGATGTTCACGGTTCTACAAATACAGTAGAAGCTATTACCGTTTCTTGTGATGTCTTTTTTTATCAGGTCGGAATGAACCTCGGTATAGAACCTCTTTGTTCTAAAGCAAGAGACGTTGGTTTTGGCAAAGTCACGGGAGTCGACATCCCGAGAGAAAGCAAAGGGTTCGTCCCTTCCGAACAATGGTACAAAAAAAAATACGGTGGTATTTGGGGGAAAGGACTTGTAGCTAATTTATCTATCGGACAGGGAGAAATTCTTGTTACTCCAATTCAAATACTATCTGTTATCTCCGGCATCGCAACAAAAGGTCTAATATACACTCCCAGAATCGTATCTAAAATAGTTAATTCTTCGGGGGAATTGATTTATTCGACTCCCGCTCATTATAGGGCTTTACCCTTTTCGCAGGAAGCAATTAACGTTGCGCGCGAAGGAATGTTAGGCGCAGTTAACGCTCCCAACGGCACTGCCAGAGCTGCCATAATCCCGGAGATACAGGTTGCGGGAAAAACCGGGACAGCCCAAAACCCCCACGGCACACCTCACGCATGGTTTACTGCTTTTGCGCCGTATGAAAATCCTGAAATTTGTGTCGTTGTTCTTATCGAAAATGGTGGACATGGAGGCAGTATAGCCGCCCCTATCGCAAAAAGAATAATCCAAAAATATCTCTCAAAACAACACCCCCAAACTCAACCGGCTCCCCCTCCGGAATATAATTAA
- the plsY gene encoding glycerol-3-phosphate 1-O-acyltransferase PlsY, which translates to MNFIISVVFGFLCGSIPFGYIIARMRGIEDIRKVGSGNIGATNVGRVCGKKYGFIVSILDILKGFLPTFIIMHSQKFGVNLAIICGFASILGHVFSPWLKGKGGKGAATGLGVFLGLVTVQAIIAFGVWGLLVLAFGWVSLASMSAALVLVILVFLKNGVGALFFMVSLGFLLIVFAHRKNIQRLIKHQEPKIR; encoded by the coding sequence ATGAATTTTATAATTTCGGTTGTCTTTGGGTTTTTATGCGGAAGCATTCCTTTTGGATATATTATTGCGAGGATGCGAGGTATAGAAGATATCCGCAAAGTGGGGAGCGGTAATATAGGCGCGACAAACGTGGGTCGGGTATGCGGGAAGAAATACGGTTTTATAGTTTCCATTCTGGATATATTAAAAGGCTTTTTGCCTACGTTTATAATAATGCACTCCCAAAAGTTTGGAGTTAATCTTGCTATTATATGTGGTTTTGCATCAATATTAGGACACGTGTTCTCTCCGTGGCTTAAAGGCAAGGGCGGAAAAGGCGCAGCTACAGGACTCGGAGTTTTTTTGGGACTTGTAACGGTTCAGGCGATTATCGCTTTTGGTGTGTGGGGGCTTTTGGTTTTGGCTTTTGGTTGGGTATCTCTGGCATCTATGAGTGCGGCGTTGGTTCTTGTTATTCTTGTTTTTTTGAAGAATGGGGTAGGGGCATTGTTTTTTATGGTTTCGTTGGGATTTTTGTTAATAGTATTTGCGCATCGGAAAAACATTCAGCGTCTTATTAAGCATCAGGAACCGAAGATAAGGTAA